One Phoenix dactylifera cultivar Barhee BC4 chromosome 14, palm_55x_up_171113_PBpolish2nd_filt_p, whole genome shotgun sequence DNA window includes the following coding sequences:
- the LOC120113152 gene encoding ABC transporter G family member 39-like — protein sequence MLCYFQLQLFLLKRGGEEIYVGPLGRHSCHLIDYFEQIEGVSKIQDGYNPATWMLEVTTQSQEEILGVRFSEVYKNSELHQRNKALIKELSIPPPGSSDLHFPTQYSRPFLTQCLACLWKQRLSYWRNPPYTVVLEESSIYTGGEYLLDKVCCRLLRTTNTKDEYFKAPEEPINFLDHTN from the exons ATGCTTTGTTACTTCCAACTGCAGCTGTTTCTATTGAAGCGAGGAGGGGAAGAGATATACGTAGGCCCGTTGGGGCGACATTCTTGTCATCTGATCGATTACTTTGAG cAAATCGAAGGAGTGAGCAAGATACAAGACGGCTATAATCCTGCAACATGGATGCTGGAAGTAACAACACAATCACAAGAAGAAATATTGGGGGTTCGTTTCAGCGAGGTGTACAAGAATTCGGAATTGCATCA GAGAAACAAAGCTTTGATCAAGGAACTGAGCATACCTCCTCCTGGCTCTAGCGATCTTCACTTCCCAACTCAGTACTCTCGACCATTCCTCACACAATGCTTGGCATGCCTGTGGAAACAACGACTGTCGTATTGGAGGAATCCTCCATATACTGTCGTATTGGAGGAATCCTCCATATACACTGGAGGAGAATACCTCTTGGACAAGGTGTGTTGCAGGTTGCTGAGAACCACAAACACAAAAGATGAGTACTTTAAAGCACCAGAGGAGCCCATCAATTTCTTGGACCATACAAATTAG